Proteins from a genomic interval of Arachis hypogaea cultivar Tifrunner chromosome 10, arahy.Tifrunner.gnm2.J5K5, whole genome shotgun sequence:
- the LOC112717902 gene encoding glycosyl hydrolase 5 family protein, with protein MSLRNELHGPRQNKGDWYHYMSEGAKTIHKANPQVLVVVSGLNYDTEFHFLKRKPLKLNIGKKLVYETHLYSWSGVGILNLKETWTMQPLNKICANSLEALDNQVGFLRSGSDAAPIIFSEFGFDESGSNEEDNNFLTCLQTYLVGNDLDWGLWAFQGSYYLRDDKAQVDENFGLMDSSWTHLRYPNFNEKFQLLIRKIQDPTSKVSNNESILYYPLSGQCVKVNGRNELEVSSCETKDRWIHDGDGGNINLVKTNKCLTSNGEGFPVTLSNDCKSKNSSWMFVSRSKLHLATTNIQSDGEYLCLQKDSNSPTILTSKCICIEDDDDSTCLNNPQSQWFQLVPTNNNV; from the exons ATGAGCTTGAGGAATGAATTGCATGGTCCAAGGCAAAATAAGGGAGATTGGTACCATTACATGAGTGAAGGAGCAAAAACAATTCACAAGGCAAATCCACAGGTACTGGTGGTTGTGTCAGGTTTGAATTATGATACAGAGTTTCATTTTCTAAAGAGAAAACCTCTTAAGTTAAACATAGGGAAAAAATTGGTGTATGAGACACATTTGTATTCTTGGTCTGGGGTTGGAATACTCAACTTGAAAGAAACTTGGACTATGCAACCATTAAACAAGATTTGTGCTAATAGTCTTGAAGCATTGGATAATCAAGTAGGGTTTCTAAGAAGTGGTAGTGATGCAGCTCCTATAATCTTTAGTGAGTTTGGATTTGATGAAAGTGGTTCTAATGAAGAAGACAATAATTTCTTGACTTGCCTTCAAACCTACCTAGTTGGGAATGACTTGGATTGGGGCTTGTGGGCATTTCAAGGTAGCTATTACCTAAGAGATGATAAAGCTCAAGTTGATGAGAATTTTGGGTTAATGGATTCCTCTTGGACTCATCTTAGATACCCAAATTTCAATGAGAAGTTCCAACTTTTGATAAGGAAGATTCAAG ATCCTACTTCTAAGGTCTCCAATAATGAATCTATCTTGTATTACCCTTTAAGTGGTCAATGTGTAAAAGTGAATGGAAGGAATGAACTTGAAGTGAGTAGCTGTGAAACAAAAGATAGATGGATTCATGATGGAGATGGGGGTAATATCAATTTAGTAAAAACTAACAAGTGCCTAACTTCAAATGGTGAAGGATTTCCAGTCACACTCTCAAATGATTGTAAAAGCAAGAATAGTTCTTGGATGTTTGTATCACGTTCCAAGCTTCATTTGGCCACAACAAATATTCAAAGTGATGGGGAATACTTGTGTTTGCAAAAGGATTCAAACTCACCCACAATTTTGACCTCAAAATGTATATGcatagaagatgatgatgattctACTTGTTTAAACAATCCACAAAGTCAATGGTTCCAGCTTGTTCCCACCAATAATAACGTATAG
- the LOC112717903 gene encoding glycosyl hydrolase 5 family protein-like: MSRFSSKRRPKKKMLGKISNVVLVLVYYSILTSSYSNGYPLSTQNRWIIDESTKQRSKLVCGNWAGHLEPMLPEGLNKKPLKDLVSQLVNQRFNCVRLTYAIYMWTRYENNVVEDTLRDLRIHKEVVKGISKSNPSLLKMTHIQVFDTLVKELGDQNVMVLLDNHVSKAKWCCNDDDGNGFFYDKYFDPLEWMQGLSLVGKHYAGNSVVCTKFIYFFFSVSILGNDNVTPKLITPLFNYIFFYLSLKLSSIFICYINFF, translated from the coding sequence ATGTCACGTTTCTCTTCCAAAAgaagacccaaaaaaaaaatgttggGTAAAATTTCAAATGtagttcttgttcttgtttattaCTCTATTCTAACATCATCATATTCTAATGGTTATCCTCTTTCAACACAAAATAGATGGATCATTGATGAATCCACAAAGCAACGGTCCAAACTAGTTTGTGGAAATTGGGCAGGGCACCTTGAACCAATGTTACCagaaggacttaacaagaagccATTAAAGGATCTTGTTTCTCAAttggttaatcaaagattcaattgtGTTCGCCTCACCTATGCAATTTACATGTGGACACGTTACGAGAATAATGTTGTTGAAGACACGTTGAGAGATTTAAGAATACATAAAGAGGTTGTTAAAgggatttcaaaatcaaatccttctTTGTTGAAGATGACTCACATACAAGTCTTTGATACATTGGTTAAGGAACTTGGAGATCAAAATGTGATGGTGTTGCTTGATAATCATGTTAGCAAGGCAAAATGGTgttgcaatgatgatgatggaaaTGGGTTCttttatgataaatattttgATCCTTTGGAATGGATGCAAGGCCTTAGTTTAGTAGGCAAACACTATGCTGGAAATTCTGTTGTATGTACGAAAttcatatacttttttttctctgTTTCTATTTTGGGAAACGATAATGTTACTCCTAAATTAATAACGCcactttttaattatatttttttttatctttctttaaaactATCATCgatttttatttgttatatcaACTTTTTCTGA
- the LOC112716328 gene encoding ABC transporter B family member 15 has translation MDVDNNDNSVGAMVSSRKKKKKNGSISSIFMHADTKDWFFMLFGLLGAIGDGLTTPLVLFITSKMMNNLGSFSNLEGGGGFTHNINKNAVALLYLACGSFVACFLEGYCWTRTGERQATRMRGRYLKAVLRQEVAYFDLHVTSTSEVITSVSNDSLVIQDCLSEKVPNFLMNASMFIGSYIVAFALLWRLAIVGFPFVVLLVIPGLMYGRTLMGLARKIREEYNQAGTVAEQAISSIRTVYSFVGENKTIGAFSDALQGSVRLGLKQGLAKGLAIGSNGVVFAIWSFMSYYGSRLVMYHAAQGGTVFAVGAAIALGGLALGAGLSNVKYFSEAITAGERIMEVIKRIPKIDSDNMVGEILENVLGEVELDHVEFAYPSRPDNMILSDFSLKIPAGKTVALVGGSGSGKSTVISLLQRFYDPIGGEIRLDGVPIMKMQLKWLRSQMGLVSQEPALFATSIKENILFGREDASEQEIVEAAKASNAHNFISQLPQGYDTQVGERGVQMSGGQKQRIAIARAIIKKPRILLLDEATSALDSESERVVQEALDKAAVGRTTVIIAHRLSTVQNADLIAVVQNGKVVEIGPHQTLIQNDAGIYTSLVRLQASKNNNEQDDTVVLPPPTHPSSISNKDIHNTSSRRLSQVSRSSSANSVARVASCAGDDHDVEEIVEDNNFAVPSFGRLLALNLPEWKQACLGCMSAVLFGAVQPIYAFSMGSMISVYFLTDHDEIKRKTMIYALCFLGLAVFSLIVNVLQHYNFAYMGEYLTKRVRERMPSKILTFEVGWFDQDENSTGAVCSRLAKEANVVRSLVGDRMALVVQTISAVLIACTMGLIIAWRLALVMIAVQPIIIACFYTRRVLLQSMSSKAIKAQSETSKIAAEAVSNLRTITAFSSQDRMLKMLEKAQQGPRRESIRQSWYAGIGLACAQSLTSCTWALDFWYGGKLIAHGYITSKALFETFMILVSTGRVIADAGSMTSDLAKGSDAVASVFAILDRYTKIEPDDPEGYKAEKLTGQMELKDVHFAYPARPNVMIFEGFSMQIDAGKSTALVGQSGSGKSTILGLIERFYEPMKGQVIIDGRDIKSYNLRSLRNHIALVSQEPTLFGGTIKENIAYGACENDDKVVSESEIIEAARVANAHEFIASLKDGYDTYCGDRGVQLSGGQKQRIAIARAILKNPEVLLLDEATSALDSQSEKLVQGALERVMVGRTSVVVAHRLSTIQNCDVIAVLDKGKLVEKGTHSSLLGKGPSGAYYSLVSLQQTRPTNTNNSNNNVGEIS, from the exons atggaTGTGGATAATAATGATAATAGTGTTGGTGCCATGGTTAGTagtaggaagaagaagaaaaagaatgggtCAATAAGTTCAATTTTCATGCATGCAGATACCAAAGACTGGTTTTTCATGCTCTTTGGTTTGTTGGGGGCAATTGGAGATGGATTAACCACACCTCTGGTCTTGTTCATCACTAGCAAGATGATGAACAACCTTGGAAGTTTTTCTAATCTTGAAGGAGGTGGTGGTTTCACTCATAACATAAAcaag AATGCAGTGGCTTTGTTATATTTGGCATGTGGGTCTTTTGTTGCTTGCTTCTTGG AGGGTTATTGTTGGACAAGAACAGGTGAAAGACAAGCAACAAGAATGAGAGGCAGATATTTAAAGGCAGTACTAAGACAAGAAGTGGCATACTTTGATTTGCATGTTACAAGCACTTCAGAGGTCATCACCAGTGTCTCCAATGATAGCCTTGTAATTCAAGATTGTCTTAGTGAAAAG GTTCCAAATTTCTTGATGAATGCATCAATGTTTATTGGGAGCTACATAGTGGCATTTGCATTACTATGGAGACTAGCAATAGTGGGGTTCCCATTTGTGGTGTTGCTAGTGATCCCAGGCTTAATGTATGGAAGAACATTAATGGGGTTAgcaagaaaaataagagaagagTATAATCAAGCAGGGACAGTGGCAGAGCAAGCAATATCATCAATAAGAACAGTGTATTCTTTTGTGGGAGAGAACAAGACAATAGGTGCTTTCTCTGATGCTCTACAAGGTTCTGTTAGGTTGGGTTTGAAACAAGGGTTGGCTAAAGGGTTAGCTATTGGAAGCAATGGTGTTGTCTTTGCAATTTGGTCTTTTATGTCTTATTATGGTAGCAGGTTGGTTATGTACCATGCTGCTCAAGGTGGCACTGtttttgctgttggtgctgctATTGCTCTTGGTGGATT GGCGTTAGGTGCCGGTCTATCCAATGTTAAGTACTTCTCAGAAGCAATTACTGCAGGAGAACGAATCATGGAGGTTATAAAACGAATTCCAAAGATTGATTCGGACAACATGGTAGGAGAGATTCTCGAAAACGTCTTAGGAGAAGTCGAATTGGATCATGTTGAATTCGCATACCCGTCGAGGCCGGACAACATGATACTATCCGACTTTTCCCTGAAGATTCCGGCCGGGAAAACTGTAGCCCTAGTGGGAGGGTCCGGGTCGGGGAAATCGACGGTGATATCATTGTTGCAAAGGTTCTATGACCCAATAGGAGGTGAGATAAGGCTTGATGGGGTGCCAATTATGAAGATGCAATTAAAATGGCTAAGATCTCAAATGGGTTTGGTTAGTCAAGAGCCAGCACTATTTGCAACAAGTATAAAAGAGAATATTCTGTTTGGGAGAGAAGATGCATCTGAGCAAGAGATTGTGGAAGCTGCAAAAGCCTCCAATGCTCATAATTTCATCTCACAATTGCCACAGGGATATGATACCCAG GTTGGGGAGAGAGGAGTTCAAATGTCAGGAGGACAAAAACAAAGAATCGCCATCGCAAGAGCAATAATCAAGAAACCAAGAATCCTCCTTCTGGACGAAGCAACAAGCGCACTCGACTCCGAATCTGAGCGCGTTGTTCAAGAAGCCCTCGACAAAGCCGCCGTTGGCCGCACCACCGTGATCATTGCCCACCGCCTTTCCACCGTTCAGAATGCTGACCTCATTGCCGTCGTTCAGAACGGCAAGGTCGTGGAAATAGGGCCCCACCAAACCCTAATTCAAAACGATGCCGGAATTTACACTTCCCTCGTTCGCCTCCAAGCGTCAAAGAATAATAATGAACAAGACGACACTGTCGTTTTGCCTCCTCCTACTCATCCGTCGTCCATTTCCAACAAGGATATTCATAACACAAGCAGTCGAAGGCTCTCGCAAGTCAGCCGATCCAGTTCAGCAAACTCCGTTGCCCGCGTGGCTTCTTGTGCCGGTGATGATCATGACGTAGAAGAAATAGTCGAAGATAACAACTTTGCTGTTCCTTCATTTGGCAG GTTGTTAGCTCTAAACCTTCCGGAGTGGAAGCAAGCATGTTTGGGATGTATGAGTGCAGTGCTATTTGGTGCAGTTCAACCGATTTATGCATTCTCGATGGGGTCAATGATATCCGTTTATTTTCTGACGGACCATGATGAGATTAAGAGGAAGACTATGATCTACgcactttgttttctagggtTGGCTGTGTTCTCTCTAATTGTGAATGTGTTGCAGCATTATAACTTTGCTTACATGGGTGAGTACTTGACAAAGAGGGTTAGGGAGAGGATGCCTTCAAAGATTCTCACTTTTGAAGTAGGCTGGTTTGACCAGGATGAGAATTCAACGGGTGCAGTTTGTTCTAGACTTGCCAAAGAAGCAAATGTG GTAAGGTCCTTAGTGGGAGACAGAATGGCCCTAGTGGTTCAAACAATCTCAGCGGTTCTAATAGCATGCACCATGGGCTTGATTATAGCATGGAGGCTCGCCCTTGTTATGATAGCCGTTCAACCAATCATCATAGCATGTTTCTACACAAGGCGTGTCCTTTTACAAAGCATGTCAAGCAAGGCCATCAAGGCCCAAAGCGAAACCAGCAAGATAGCCGCCGAGGCCGTCTCCAACCTCAGAACCATAACTGCATTCTCTTCCCAAGACCGGATGCTCAAGATGCTCGAGAAGGCCCAACAGGGTCCAAGACGTGAGAGCATCCGGCAATCTTGGTATGCCGGAATTGGGCTTGCTTGTGCCCAAAGCCTCACGTCTTGTACATGGGCCTTGGACTTTTGGTACGGTGGAAAACTTATAGCCCACGGATACATAACGTCCAAGGCGCTGTTTGAGACCTTCATGATCTTGGTGAGCACGGGTAGGGTTATTGCCGATGCTGGTAGCATGACTAGTGACCTTGCTAAAGGTTCAGATGCTGTGGCCTCTGTTTTTGCCATCTTAGACAG GTACACTAAGATTGAGCCCGATGACCCAGAAGGGTACAAGGCGGAAAAATTAACGGGCCAGATGGAACTAAAAGATGTCCATTTCGCATACCCAGCTAGGCCCAACGTGATGATATTCGAAGGGTTCTCAATGCAAATTGATGCAGGGAAATCAACAGCACTAGTGGGCCAAAGTGGTTCAGGCAAATCAACAATATTGGGTCTAATTGAGAGGTTCTATGAGCCAATGAAAGGACAAGTGATCATAGATGGTAGAGACATTAAATCATATAACCTAAGGTCACTAAGGAACCACATTGCACTAGTGAGCCAAGAGCCAACTCTATTTGGTGGCACCATAAAGGAGAACATTGCTtatggagcttgtgaaaatgatgaCAAAGTTGTGAGTGAAAGTGAGATTATAGAAGCAGCAAGGGTAGCAAATGCACATGAATTTATTGCAAGTTTGAAAGATGGGTATGACACATATTGTGGTGATAGAGGGGTTCAATTGTCAGGGGGTCAAAAGCAAAGAATTGCAATTGCAAGGGCAATTCTGAAAAATCCAGAAGTTTTGCTATTGGATGAGGCAACAAGTGCACTTGATAGCCAATCAGAGAAGCTAGTGCAAGGTGCATTGGAGAGGGTTATGGTTGGAAGAACAAGTGTGGTTGTTGCTCATAGGTTAAGCACAATTCAGAATTGTGATGTCATTGCTGTTTTGGATAAAGGGAAGCTTGTGGAAAAAGGGACTCATTCATCATTGTTGGGTAAAGGCCCAAGTGGTGCTTATTACTCTCTTGTGAGTCTGCAACAAACAAGACCAACCAAcactaataatagtaataataatgttGGTGAAATTAGCTAG